A single genomic interval of Zobellia nedashkovskayae harbors:
- a CDS encoding ornithine cyclodeaminase family protein → MFIDNDQIESLLPMSECIQVMKELFLLDAEKDIVNPLRATMPLQNDTKGIMGMMPAFIRPYEVMGIKVLSIFPDNYKKGLSSHQGIIHLYETVTGQLMTSLDADGITGIRTAAVSGLVTSFLAIADAKSLCILGSGLQARKHIEAMLEVRDIITVTLWSLNRSSAERLATDMKKYEGIDFIVCDSVQEAAKDADIICTVTAATEPILENEYLESHVHINAVGACTANTRELASAIINNSDVYVDNRLSAANEAGELLLPANENGHDALDFIKADISELLKDSSLYDASKKTVFKSLGIACEDIAAGLHCYKKLKE, encoded by the coding sequence CGAAAAAGATATTGTAAACCCGCTTCGTGCTACCATGCCTTTGCAAAATGACACAAAGGGAATTATGGGAATGATGCCGGCTTTCATTCGGCCTTATGAAGTAATGGGAATTAAGGTTTTAAGTATTTTTCCTGATAACTATAAAAAAGGACTTAGCTCTCACCAAGGAATTATTCATCTTTATGAAACCGTTACGGGCCAACTGATGACAAGCCTAGATGCCGATGGGATCACAGGGATAAGAACAGCTGCGGTAAGCGGACTAGTTACTAGTTTTTTGGCAATAGCTGATGCTAAGAGTTTGTGTATTCTTGGTAGTGGTTTACAAGCTAGAAAGCATATTGAAGCCATGTTGGAGGTTAGGGACATTATAACAGTTACCCTCTGGAGCCTAAATAGGAGCAGTGCTGAACGCTTGGCTACCGATATGAAGAAGTATGAAGGTATTGATTTTATAGTCTGTGATAGCGTACAAGAGGCCGCAAAAGATGCAGATATTATCTGTACCGTTACCGCAGCTACAGAACCTATTTTAGAGAATGAGTATCTAGAAAGTCATGTTCACATTAATGCGGTAGGTGCTTGCACGGCAAACACCAGGGAATTGGCATCGGCTATAATTAATAATTCTGATGTGTATGTTGATAATCGGTTGTCGGCAGCTAATGAGGCAGGAGAACTTTTGTTACCGGCCAATGAAAACGGTCACGATGCCCTAGATTTTATTAAAGCTGATATTTCAGAATTATTGAAGGATTCAAGCTTGTACGATGCATCAAAAAAGACAGTATTCAAATCTTTGGGTATTGCTTGTGAAGATATTGCGGCTGGTTTACATTGCTATAAAAAATTAAAAGAATAA
- a CDS encoding CotH kinase family protein: MKKVSLLLLLAMHFTFLTSCSDDDVTEAVVDDSETTEEVVDETDDDDDVAYVEAYADSDFDATDWTDLTHSKSADPDFDVVFEDNSVKRLDLVITEDRWQSMLDDMTSLYGSFGGTGGGPGGQGGGGLVETDEDPIFVPGEVYFEDKEWYRVGLRFKGNSSLQSSWSAGILKLSFKLDFDEFEDEYPQIDNQRFYGFKKLSLKNNYNDKSMLREKVATDLFRDAGLASSHASIYEVYVDHGDGPEYFGVYTMVEEVDDTVIDTQFSDNDGNLYKPDGDGASFALGSFSEDVFVKKTNEDEADFSDIESLFAALHADNRTTDPEAWRTNLETIFDTDTFLNYLAVNTVIQNWDTYGRMTHNYFLYNNPDTEKLAWIPWDNNEALQRGNQQGSLALDFSDLNDTEWPLIGYLYEDATYKAKYDSYVQEFANNVFTVSGMQAEYAAYASLVEPYATAEVEGYTFLNSSADFQAAINELNSHVSERASAVINYLN, encoded by the coding sequence ATGAAAAAAGTAAGCCTATTGCTCTTATTGGCAATGCACTTTACATTTTTAACTTCTTGCTCAGATGATGACGTAACCGAAGCTGTTGTGGATGATTCAGAAACAACAGAGGAAGTAGTTGATGAAACAGATGACGATGATGACGTGGCCTACGTTGAGGCATATGCTGACAGTGATTTTGACGCAACGGATTGGACGGATCTAACCCATAGTAAGTCTGCAGACCCCGATTTTGATGTTGTTTTTGAAGACAATTCTGTAAAACGTCTTGATCTTGTAATTACTGAAGATCGGTGGCAGAGCATGTTGGATGACATGACTTCCCTTTATGGCAGTTTTGGTGGTACCGGCGGCGGACCAGGAGGTCAAGGAGGCGGTGGATTGGTTGAAACCGATGAAGATCCTATTTTCGTTCCAGGTGAAGTTTATTTTGAAGATAAAGAATGGTACCGCGTAGGACTACGTTTTAAAGGTAATTCTAGCTTACAATCTAGCTGGTCTGCGGGAATTTTAAAATTGTCTTTTAAGCTTGATTTTGATGAGTTTGAAGATGAATACCCACAGATTGATAATCAGCGTTTTTATGGTTTCAAAAAACTAAGCCTTAAAAACAACTATAATGATAAATCTATGTTGCGCGAAAAAGTAGCTACAGATTTGTTTAGAGATGCCGGTTTGGCAAGCTCACATGCTTCAATCTATGAAGTGTATGTTGATCATGGAGACGGGCCTGAGTACTTTGGAGTGTATACCATGGTAGAAGAAGTAGATGATACGGTCATAGACACTCAATTTTCGGATAATGATGGCAATTTATACAAGCCAGATGGCGATGGGGCTAGTTTTGCTCTTGGAAGCTTTTCAGAAGATGTATTCGTTAAGAAAACTAATGAAGACGAAGCTGATTTCTCAGATATTGAAAGCCTTTTTGCTGCTTTACATGCAGATAATCGTACTACTGATCCCGAAGCATGGCGTACCAATCTGGAGACTATTTTTGATACGGATACTTTCTTGAACTATTTAGCGGTTAATACGGTCATCCAAAATTGGGATACCTATGGTAGAATGACGCATAACTATTTTCTTTATAATAATCCTGATACAGAAAAATTAGCATGGATCCCGTGGGATAATAATGAAGCGCTACAGAGAGGAAATCAGCAAGGTTCTTTGGCTTTGGATTTCTCTGATTTAAATGACACAGAATGGCCGTTAATAGGATATTTGTATGAAGATGCAACCTATAAAGCAAAATATGATAGCTATGTACAGGAATTTGCGAATAACGTTTTTACAGTGAGCGGAATGCAGGCTGAATATGCTGCTTATGCATCATTAGTAGAACCGTACGCCACTGCAGAAGTTGAGGGCTATACCTTCTTGAATTCTAGTGCAGACTTCCAGGCAGCTATAAACGAGTTGAACAGTCATGTGTCGGAAAGAGCATCGGCAGTTATTAATTATTTGAATTAG
- a CDS encoding TolC family protein, with protein sequence MKLYIILAGFLFAQVAFAQKAKTDSISKVWSLEDCISYAIENNITIKDATLNKSISEVDYSKSKSAKLPDLFGSASQGYSSGTTIDPITSDYVSDEIHNTNIGINSSMTLFQGNQLNNQVKQNRLLVEQSVLLEEEAKNSIVISILETYLQTLYSKEGITIAQNNLNASEQEVVRAKSRLDAGSIALSDYTEAQSQAATNKYNVIAAKNDYALNIITLKQLLELSPLEKLEIETIDENMDLVNLELNKEAIYTNALDYLPEVEASNTVISINEKELDIAKGGYLPTLSLIGSLGSGYTSINDNTFGDQLDVNFNQKLGLSLSIPIFNRNQTKAAVQTASINIEKAQLQKRTVEKEVIKKVETAYENAVSSQEQLIAAEASQNAAEQSYNLAQKKYELGALSTTDLVISQNTYTNAQQNYLQSKYLNILYHQLLQFYQGNEIKL encoded by the coding sequence ATGAAACTATATATAATTCTAGCAGGCTTTCTATTTGCACAGGTTGCTTTTGCCCAAAAAGCAAAAACTGATTCGATATCTAAAGTTTGGTCGTTGGAGGACTGCATTTCTTATGCTATAGAAAATAACATTACCATAAAAGATGCGACGTTAAACAAGAGCATTTCTGAAGTTGATTATAGCAAGTCAAAATCGGCTAAACTTCCGGATCTGTTTGGGAGTGCTTCTCAAGGGTATTCTAGTGGTACTACCATTGACCCTATTACAAGTGATTATGTGTCCGACGAGATACACAATACCAATATTGGAATTAATAGTTCTATGACCCTTTTTCAAGGAAATCAATTGAACAATCAGGTAAAACAGAATAGACTGCTTGTAGAACAAAGTGTTTTATTAGAAGAAGAAGCTAAGAATAGTATTGTCATCAGTATTTTAGAAACCTATTTACAAACTCTTTATAGTAAAGAGGGTATTACAATTGCTCAGAACAATTTAAATGCATCGGAACAAGAGGTTGTTAGGGCTAAATCTAGATTAGATGCGGGTTCTATTGCATTGAGCGACTATACGGAAGCGCAGAGCCAAGCGGCTACCAATAAATACAATGTAATTGCAGCCAAAAATGACTACGCCCTAAACATCATCACCTTAAAGCAACTATTGGAATTATCGCCTTTAGAGAAATTAGAAATAGAGACCATAGATGAGAATATGGACTTGGTAAACCTAGAACTGAATAAGGAGGCTATTTATACTAACGCATTGGATTATCTACCGGAAGTGGAAGCAAGCAATACGGTCATTAGTATTAACGAAAAGGAACTTGATATTGCCAAAGGAGGGTATTTACCCACCTTATCTCTAATAGGTAGTCTGGGGTCAGGGTATACGAGTATCAACGATAACACCTTTGGAGATCAATTGGATGTCAATTTCAATCAGAAGCTTGGTTTAAGCCTGAGTATTCCAATTTTCAATAGAAATCAGACCAAAGCAGCGGTACAAACGGCATCAATAAATATTGAAAAAGCACAACTACAAAAACGGACCGTTGAAAAAGAAGTGATTAAAAAAGTAGAAACGGCCTATGAAAATGCAGTTTCTTCACAAGAGCAGCTTATTGCGGCAGAAGCATCACAAAATGCAGCGGAACAGTCTTATAACCTAGCTCAGAAAAAATATGAATTGGGAGCCTTAAGTACAACGGATTTGGTTATAAGCCAAAACACGTATACCAATGCCCAGCAAAACTATTTACAGTCAAAGTACTTAAACATTTTATACCATCAACTCTTACAATTCTATCAAGGAAACGAAATTAAACTTTAG
- a CDS encoding efflux RND transporter periplasmic adaptor subunit, which translates to MKNKRKLIIGGIVLIILAFVAFSLLKGDNNVAIEAKTVAAKKGDVTTMVTATGTIEPINQVDVGTQVSGVVEKIYVDYNSEVKEGQLIAELDKTILKAALTQAQASYDNAISNRNYLQIIFERQKTLYDNQVISKSDYDDSFFNFETAKGTVTQRLSDLQQARTNLGYANIYSPIDGVVLSRDIDEGQTVAASYSTPTLFTIAQDLKEMQVEADVDEADIGVVKEGQRVSFTVDAYQGQEFDGEVTQVRLDPTITSNVVTYTVVIKADNPDLRLKPGLTATISIYTLELKDVLSVEAKAINFKPTPPEMMAYNEQEKLTMEPPKGGGPQPDENDDSTRVWVLESNGAISPKKVTLGASDGVNVQILSGVEEGDKLVYSLKSETTKSGTSAGGSEESPFMPQRPGGKKK; encoded by the coding sequence ATGAAAAATAAAAGAAAACTCATAATAGGTGGTATCGTCTTGATCATCTTAGCTTTTGTTGCCTTTAGCTTACTAAAAGGTGATAATAATGTGGCCATAGAGGCAAAAACGGTAGCAGCTAAGAAAGGTGATGTAACCACCATGGTTACTGCAACAGGAACTATTGAACCCATAAACCAAGTAGATGTAGGTACGCAAGTATCTGGTGTTGTAGAGAAAATTTATGTAGACTACAACAGTGAGGTAAAAGAAGGGCAACTGATTGCGGAATTAGATAAAACAATCCTTAAGGCAGCACTTACACAAGCGCAAGCATCGTATGATAATGCCATAAGTAATCGTAATTATTTACAAATTATATTTGAAAGACAAAAGACGTTATATGACAATCAAGTAATCAGTAAATCAGATTATGACGATTCTTTTTTCAATTTCGAAACTGCAAAAGGTACGGTAACACAACGTTTATCTGACTTACAACAAGCAAGAACAAACCTGGGGTATGCAAACATATATTCTCCTATAGATGGGGTTGTACTTTCAAGAGATATAGATGAAGGACAAACAGTGGCAGCAAGTTACAGTACGCCTACACTTTTTACCATTGCACAAGATTTAAAGGAAATGCAGGTTGAGGCAGATGTTGATGAGGCAGATATAGGCGTTGTCAAAGAGGGGCAACGTGTAAGTTTTACCGTGGATGCTTACCAAGGTCAAGAATTTGATGGCGAGGTAACACAGGTAAGATTGGATCCAACAATTACATCAAATGTAGTTACCTATACGGTAGTTATTAAAGCTGATAATCCTGATCTAAGATTAAAACCAGGTCTTACGGCAACTATTTCAATTTATACATTAGAGTTAAAAGACGTTTTGTCTGTTGAAGCAAAAGCTATCAATTTTAAGCCAACACCTCCAGAAATGATGGCTTATAATGAGCAAGAAAAATTGACTATGGAACCACCAAAAGGAGGCGGACCACAACCTGATGAAAATGATGACAGCACAAGGGTTTGGGTATTAGAATCTAATGGGGCTATCTCTCCAAAGAAAGTGACTTTAGGAGCAAGTGACGGAGTAAATGTCCAAATTTTAAGTGGAGTAGAAGAAGGAGATAAATT